The following proteins come from a genomic window of Triticum aestivum cultivar Chinese Spring chromosome 6A, IWGSC CS RefSeq v2.1, whole genome shotgun sequence:
- the LOC123127872 gene encoding iron-phytosiderophore transporter YSL15, translating to MDVIAPDRTKIAPEIDRDEALEGDRESDPALASTREWQFEAMPRWQDELTVRGMVAALLIGFIYTVIVMKIALTTGLVPTLNVSAALLSFLALRGWTRLLDRFGIVSRPFTRQENTIVQTCGVACYTIAFAGGFGSTLLGLNKKTYELAGDSPGNVPGSWKEPGIGWMTGFLLACSFGGLLTLIPLRQVLVVDYKLVYPSGTATAILINGFHTDVGDKNSRKQIRGFLKYFGGSFLWSFFQWFYTGGDACGFVQFPTFGLKAWKQTFYFDFSMTYVGAGMICPHIVNISTLLGAIISWGIMWPLISKHKGDWYPAKAPESSMKSLYGYKAFICIALIMGDGMYHFIKIVGITAMSMYRQFSRKQVDNKAKNVDDTVSLEEFQRQEIFKRGQIPSWMAYTGYALFSILAVVTIPIMFKQVKWYYVVIAYVVAPMLGFANSYGTGLTDINMGYNYGKIALFVFAGWAGKDNGVIAGLVAGTLVKQLVLISADLMQDFKTGYLTQTSPKSMMIAQVIGTAMGCIIAPLTFMLFYKAFDIGNPYGTWKAPYALIYRNMAILGVEGFSVLPKYCLAISGGFFAFAAVFSIARDVMPHKYAKYVPLPMAMAVPFLVGGSFAIDMCLGSLIVFAWTKINKKEAGFMVPAVASALICGDGIWTFPASILSLAKIKPPICMKFLPAA from the exons ATGGACGTCATCGCGCCGGACCGCACCAAGATCGCGCCGGAGATCGACAGGGACGAGGCCCTGGAGGGCGACAGGGAGTCGGACCCCGCGCTGGCGTCGACGCGCGAGTGGCAGTTCGAGGCCATGCCGCGGTGGCAGGACGAGCTGACGGTGCGGGGCATGGTGGCGGCGCTGCTCATCGGGTTCATCTACACCGTCATCGTCATGAAGATCGCGCTCACCACCGGGCTGGTGCCCACGCTGAACGTCTCCGCCGCGCTGCTCTCCTTCCTGGCGCTCCGCGGGTGGACGCGCCTGCTGGACCGCTTCGGCATCGTGTCCCGCCCCTTCACGCGGCAGGAGAACACTATCGTCCAGACCTGCGGCGTGGCCTGCTACACCATCGCCTTCGCCG GTGGGTTCGGGTCAACCTTGCTGGGCCTGAACAAGAAGACGTACGAGCTGGCCGGAGACTCGCCGGGCAACGTGCCGGGAAGCTGGAAGGAGCCAGGGATAGGCTGGATGACGGGATTCCTCCTCGCTTGCAGCTTCGGGGGCCTCCTCACCTTGATTCCCCTCAGACAG GTATTGGTCGTTGACTACAAATTAGTTTACCCAAGTGGGACAGCAACTGCTATTCTTATAAATGGGTTTCATACCGATGTAGGGGACAAGAATTCAAG GAAGCAAATCCGTGGATTCCTGAAATACTTTGGGGGTAGCTTTCTATGGAGTTTCTTCCAATGGTTCTACACCGGAGGCGATGCTTGTGGATTTGTTCAGTTCCCTACTTTCGGTTTGAAGGCTTGGAAGCAGAC ATTCTACTTTGACTTCAGCATGACATACGTTGGTGCCGGGATGATTTGCCCACATATAGTAAATATCTCTACCCTCCTTGGTGCAATTATCTCATGGGGAATAATGTGGCCACTCATTAGTAAACACAAGGGGGATTGGTACCCTGCAAAAGCACCAGAAAGCAGCATGAAAAGTTTGTACGGTTACAAG GCCTTCATATGCATAGCTCTCATCATGGGGGATGGCATGTACCACTTCATAAAAATTGTTGGCATCACTGCTATGAGCATGTATCGACAATTTAGTCGCAAGCAGGTTGACAACAAAG CAAAAAATGTGGACGATACAGTCTCACTTGAGGAGTTTCAACGCCAGGAGATCTTTAAGAGAGGCCAGATCCCCTCTTGGATGGCATACACCGGTTATGCATTGTTTAGCATTCTTGCAGTGGTTACCATACCAATAATGTTCAAACAAGTGAAGTGGTATTATGTTGTTATAGCCTATGTCGTTGCCCCCATGCTTGGATTCGCCAATTCCTATGGTACGGGGCTTACCGACATCAACATGGGCTATAACTATGGCAAGATCGCTCTCTTTGTCTTTGCGGGATGGGCCGGCAAGGATAATGGTGTCATTGCAGGCCTTGTTGCTGGCACCCTAGTCAAGCAGCTGGTGCTTATCTCCGCCGATTTGATGCAAGACTTCAAGACGGGTTATCTCACTCAAACATCACCAAAATCGATGATGATTGCACAAGTTATTGGAACAGCCATGGGTTGCATTATCGCCCCCCTCACGTTCATGCTCTTCTACAAGGCATTTGATATTGGTAACCCATATGGTACTTGGAAGGCACCTTATGCACTCATATACCGCAATATGGCAATACTTGGTGTGGAGGGCTTCTCAGTGTTACCGAAGTATTGCCTTGCAATATCTGGCGGATTTTTCGCATTTGCGGCAGTTTTCAGTATAGCAAGAGATGTCATGCCACACAAGTATGCGAAGTATGTGCCCCTACCAATGGCAATGGCAGTTCCATTCCTTGTAGGTGGGAGCTTTGCTATTGATATGTGCCTCGGGAGTTTGATAGTTTTTGCATGGACCAAGATAAACAAGAAGGAGGCTGGCTTCATGGTGCCCGCAGTTGCATCCGCTTTGATATGTGGGGATGGCATATGGACGTTTCCTGCTTCAATACTTTCTCTTGCCAAGATTAAACCACCAATTTGCATGAAGTTTCTACCTGCTGCCTAA